Proteins from a genomic interval of Physeter macrocephalus isolate SW-GA chromosome 21, ASM283717v5, whole genome shotgun sequence:
- the TENT5D gene encoding terminal nucleotidyltransferase 5D: protein MSEIRFSNLTWDQVITLHQVLDEVIPIHGRGNFPTLEVKPKDIIHVVKDQLIKQGIIVKDTRLNGSTASCILASHKGMSYKDLDVIFGIELPSDQEFQLVKDVVLGCLLDFLPKGVKKEKITLKIMKEAYVQKMVKVCNKHDRWSLISLSNNTGKNVELKFVNSLRRQFEFSVDSFQIVLDPMLDFYSDKSGKLTKELYPVVVAESMYGDFQEAMTHLEHKLISTRKPEEIRGGGLLKYSNLLVHNFKPVCEAEMKTLERYMCSRFFIDFPDVAEQRKKIESYLHNHFIGEEKSKYDYLMTLHGVVNESTVCLMGHERRQTLNMITLMALKVLGEQNILPNTDKVTCFYLPAPYFAAGGGSPMYYVTSILPPTLFQPYHPLHFHVPNGMA, encoded by the coding sequence ATGTCTGAAATCAGATTCAGCAATCTCACTTGGGATCAAGTTATAACACTGCATCAAGTGTTAGATGAAGTAATTCCAATTCATGGAAGGGGGAATTTCCCCACGTTGGAGGTAAAACCAAAAGATATCATTCATGTTGTGAAAGATCAACTGATAAAGCAAGGAATTATTGTTAAAGATACCCGATTGAATGGTTCCACAGCAAGTTGCATACTTGCAAGCCACAAAGGCATGAGCTATAAGGATCTGGATGTTATTTTTGGTATTGAACTACCAAGTGATCAAGAATTTCAGCTTGTTAAGGACGTAGTTCTAGGTTGCCTACTCGACTTTTTACCAAAAggtgtaaaaaaggaaaagattaccCTAAAGATTATGAAAGAGGCTTACGTGCAGAAGATGGTCAAAGTTTGCAATAAGCATGATCGTTGGAGTCTCATCTCTCTTTCAAATAACACTGGGAAGAATGTAGAGCTAAAATTTGTGAATTCACTCAGACGACAATTTGAATTTAGTGTAGATTCCTTTCAAATTGTCTTGGATCCCATGTTAGATTTCTACAGTGACAAAAGTGGTAAGCTAACCAAAGAATTATATCCTGTTGTGGTAGCTGAAAGCATGTATGGAGACTTCCAAGAAGCAATGACACACTTGGAGCACAAGCTTATATCTACCAGAAAACCTGAAGAAATTAGAGGTGGTGGCCTTCTGAAATACAGTAACTTGCTGGTTCATAACTTTAAGCCAGTTTGTgaagcagaaatgaagaccctAGAACGTTATATGTGTTCTAGATTCTTCATTGATTTTCCTGATGTAGCAGAACAGCGAAAGAAGATTGAATCATACCTCCACAACCATTTCATAGGTGAAGAAAAGAGCAAGTATGACTACCTCATGACCTTGCATGGAGTTGTGAATGAAAGCACTGTTTGCCTCATGGGTCATGAAAGAAGACAGACCCTCAATATGATCACGCTTATGGCCTTAAAAGTACTTGGAGAACAGAATATCCTACCTAATACAGACAAGGTAACTTGCTTTTATCTGCCTGCTCCATATTTTGCTGCTGGGGGAGGGTCCCCTATGTATTATGTAACATCTATACTACCACCTACATTGTTTCAGCCATACCACCCACTACACTTTCATGTGCCAAATGgtatggcttaa